The Mauremys reevesii isolate NIE-2019 linkage group 1, ASM1616193v1, whole genome shotgun sequence genome has a segment encoding these proteins:
- the CHST10 gene encoding carbohydrate sulfotransferase 10 isoform X1, which translates to MHHQWLLLAACFWVIFMFMVASKFITLTFKDPDVYGVKQEPLMLTAMTKVEKIQVPEEKCLPEEIQPTGKVFSEELMHQPLVHVKRIELLRNVCRDAALRNLSHTTVSKFVLDRIFVCDKHKILFCQTPKVGNTQWKKVLIVLNGAFSSIEEIPENIVHDHEKNGLPRLSSFSDSEIQKRLNLYFKFFIVRDPFERLISAFKDKFVHNPRFEPWYRHEIAPGIIRKYRKNRTETRGLQFEDFVRYLGDPNHRRLDVQFGDHIIHWVTYVELCAPCEITYSVIGHHETLEDDAPYILKEAGIDHLVSYPTIPPGITVYNKTKVERYFSGISKRDIRRLYARFEGDFKLFGYREPDFLLN; encoded by the exons ATGCACCATCAGTGGCTGCTGTTAGCTGCATGCTTTTGGGTGATATTCATGTTCATGGTTGCTAGCAAGTTCATCACACTGACTTTTAAAGACCCAGATG TATATGGTGTCAAGCAAGAGCCATTAATGCTGACGGCTATGACAAAAGTTGAAAAGATACAAGTGCCAGAGGAGAAATGTTTGCCTGAAGAAATTCAG ccGACTGGAAAAGTTTTTTCTGAAGAACTGATGCACCAACCCCTGGTCCATGTGAAAAGGATTGAGCTTCTCAGGAATGTGTGCAGAGATGCAGCGTTGAGGAATCTCTCTCATACTACCGTTTCCAAGTTTGTCTTGGACCGAATATTTGTTTGTGACAAGCACAAGATCCTGTTCTGTCAGACTCCGAAAGTGGGCAACACTCAATGGAAAAAAGTCTTGATTGTTTTAAATG GAGCATTTTCTTCCATAGAAGAGATCCCAGAGAACATAGTACATGACCATGAGAAGAACGGACTTCCACGCTTATCCTCCTTCAGTGACTCTGAAATTCAAAAACG ACTGAATTTATACTTCAAGTTTTTTATTGTAAGAGATCCATTTGAAAGACTTATTTCTGCATTTAAGGATAAGTTTGTCCACAATCCTCGATTTGAACCTTGGTACAGGCATGAAATTGCTCCTGGCATTATTCGGAAATACAGGAAGAATCGCACAGAGACTAGGGGGCTGCAGTTTGAGGACTTTGTGCGCTATTTGGGGGACCCTAACCACCGACGGCTAGATGTTCAGTTTGGTGATCACATAATTCATTGGGTAACATACGTGGAACTTTGTGCCCCATGTGAAATAACTTATAGTGTGATTGGACACCATGAAACCCTGGAGGATGATGCTCCATATATCCTGAAAGAAGCAGGAATAGACCATCTGGTATCATATCCCACAATTCCACCAGGAATAACGGTATACAACAAAACAAAGGTAGAGCGTTATTTCTCAGGAATTAGCAAGAGAGATATAAGACGCCTATATGCCCGCTTTGAAGGAGACTTTAAACTCTTTGGATATCGGGAACCAGATTTCTTGCTAAACTGA
- the CHST10 gene encoding carbohydrate sulfotransferase 10 isoform X2, producing MLTAMTKVEKIQVPEEKCLPEEIQPTGKVFSEELMHQPLVHVKRIELLRNVCRDAALRNLSHTTVSKFVLDRIFVCDKHKILFCQTPKVGNTQWKKVLIVLNGAFSSIEEIPENIVHDHEKNGLPRLSSFSDSEIQKRLNLYFKFFIVRDPFERLISAFKDKFVHNPRFEPWYRHEIAPGIIRKYRKNRTETRGLQFEDFVRYLGDPNHRRLDVQFGDHIIHWVTYVELCAPCEITYSVIGHHETLEDDAPYILKEAGIDHLVSYPTIPPGITVYNKTKVERYFSGISKRDIRRLYARFEGDFKLFGYREPDFLLN from the exons ATGCTGACGGCTATGACAAAAGTTGAAAAGATACAAGTGCCAGAGGAGAAATGTTTGCCTGAAGAAATTCAG ccGACTGGAAAAGTTTTTTCTGAAGAACTGATGCACCAACCCCTGGTCCATGTGAAAAGGATTGAGCTTCTCAGGAATGTGTGCAGAGATGCAGCGTTGAGGAATCTCTCTCATACTACCGTTTCCAAGTTTGTCTTGGACCGAATATTTGTTTGTGACAAGCACAAGATCCTGTTCTGTCAGACTCCGAAAGTGGGCAACACTCAATGGAAAAAAGTCTTGATTGTTTTAAATG GAGCATTTTCTTCCATAGAAGAGATCCCAGAGAACATAGTACATGACCATGAGAAGAACGGACTTCCACGCTTATCCTCCTTCAGTGACTCTGAAATTCAAAAACG ACTGAATTTATACTTCAAGTTTTTTATTGTAAGAGATCCATTTGAAAGACTTATTTCTGCATTTAAGGATAAGTTTGTCCACAATCCTCGATTTGAACCTTGGTACAGGCATGAAATTGCTCCTGGCATTATTCGGAAATACAGGAAGAATCGCACAGAGACTAGGGGGCTGCAGTTTGAGGACTTTGTGCGCTATTTGGGGGACCCTAACCACCGACGGCTAGATGTTCAGTTTGGTGATCACATAATTCATTGGGTAACATACGTGGAACTTTGTGCCCCATGTGAAATAACTTATAGTGTGATTGGACACCATGAAACCCTGGAGGATGATGCTCCATATATCCTGAAAGAAGCAGGAATAGACCATCTGGTATCATATCCCACAATTCCACCAGGAATAACGGTATACAACAAAACAAAGGTAGAGCGTTATTTCTCAGGAATTAGCAAGAGAGATATAAGACGCCTATATGCCCGCTTTGAAGGAGACTTTAAACTCTTTGGATATCGGGAACCAGATTTCTTGCTAAACTGA